In Nicotiana tabacum cultivar K326 chromosome 19, ASM71507v2, whole genome shotgun sequence, one DNA window encodes the following:
- the LOC142173301 gene encoding germin-like protein subfamily 1 member 17, which produces MALKVLILTIATMAVLFSMSHAFDPSPLQDICVAVDDSMAAVFVNGKICKDPKQVMANDFFKSGLNIPGNTSNQLGSAVTAVNVGNLPGLNTLGISLARIDYAPYGLNPPHTHPRGTEILAVLEGTLYVGFVLSNPGPNMKNKLFTKILNPGDVFVFPIGLIHFQFNVGKTKAVAFAGLSSQNPGVITIANAVFGSDPPINPDVLTKAFQVEKKVVDYLQSQFWWDNN; this is translated from the exons ATGGCTCTCAAAGTATTGATATTAACCATTGCAACAATGGCTGTGTTATTTTCAATGAGCCATGCATTTGATCCTAGTCCTTTGCAGGATATTTGTGTTGCTGTTGATGACTCCATGGCTGCTG TTTTTGTGAACGGAAAAATTTGCAAGGATCCAAAGCAGGTTATGGCAAATGATTTCTTTAAATCGGGTCTAAACATACCTGGAAATACCTCAAATCAACTTGGATCTGCTGTAACTGCTGTGAACGTAGGCAACTTACCTGGACTCAACACTCTGGGCATTTCATTAGCGCGCATCGATTATGCACCATATGGTCTCAACCCACCTCATACACACCCCCGAGGAACTGAGATTCTTGCTGTTCTTGAGGGTACACTATACGTTGGCTTTGTCCTTTCAAACCCTGGTCCAAATATGAAGAACAAGCTCTTTACCAAGATTTTAAATCCTGGAGATGTGTTCGTTTTCCCAATAGGtctcattcattttcagtttaaTGTGGGAAAGACTAAGGCTGTTGCATTTGCCGGACTCAGTAGTCAAAATCCAGGAGTCATCACTATCGCGAATGCAGTATTTGGTTCAGACCCACCAATCAATCCTGATGTTCTTACGAAAGCATTCCAAGTTGAAAAGAAAGTTGTGGATTACCTCCAATCACAATTCTGGTGGGATAACAACTAA
- the LOC107805836 gene encoding germin-like protein subfamily 1 member 14 produces MALKSFILTIAILAVVSSISHASDPSPLQDFCVAVNDSMAAVFVNGKICKDPKVVNADDFFKSGLNIPGNTSNQVGSAVTAVNVGNLPGLNTLGISLVRIDYAPYGLNPPHTHPRATEVLVVLEGTLYVGFVLSNPGPNMKNKLFTKILKPGDVFVFPIGLIHFQFNIGKTTAVAFAGLSSQNPGVITIANAVFGSDPPINVDVLAKAFQVDKKVIDYLQSQFWWDNN; encoded by the exons ATGGCTCTCAAGTCCTTTATATTAACCATTGCCATTTTGGCTGTTGTCTCTTCAATAAGCCATGCATCTGATCCTAGTCCTTTACAAGATTTTTGTGTTGCTGTTAACGACTCTATGGCTGCTG TTTTCGTGAATGGAAAAATATGCAAGGATCCAAAGGTTGTCAATGCCGATGACTTCTTCAAATCAGGCCTAAACATACCTGGAAATACTTCAAATCAAGTCGGATCAGCTGTAACTGCAGTGAACGTCGGCAACTTACCTGGACTTAACACTCTAGGCATTTCATTAGTTCGTATTGATTATGCACCATATGGTCTCAACCCACCTCATACTCACCCTAGAGCAACTGAGGTTCTTGTTGTACTCGAGGGTACTCTCTATGTCGGTTTTGTCCTTTCAAATCCCGGACCAAATATGAAGAACAAACTCTTTACAAAGATTCTAAAACCTGGAGATGTGTTTGTTTTTCCAATAGGtctcattcattttcagtttaaCATTGGAAAGACGACGGCTGTTGCATTTGCTGGACTCAGCAGCCAAAATCCAGGAGTTATCACTATTGctaatgcagtttttggctcagatCCACCAATTAATGTTGATGTCCTCGCCAAAGCATTCcaagttgataagaaagtgatcgaTTATCTCCAATCTCAATTCTGGTGGGACAACAACTAA